The following proteins are co-located in the Myxocyprinus asiaticus isolate MX2 ecotype Aquarium Trade chromosome 44, UBuf_Myxa_2, whole genome shotgun sequence genome:
- the LOC127434335 gene encoding musculin-like, giving the protein MSTGSVSDPEDIQELLITGMDAHSLENSDNEFGVDDSLKGKTKRPRVGANNNNKQQMKMAKDGRQSQRNAANARERARMRVLSKAFSRLKTSLPWVPADTKLSKLDTLRLASSYISHLRQLLQDDRYENSFVHPVNLTWPFVVSARSEDTKDISAAVRLCGATA; this is encoded by the exons ATGTCCACTGGCTCGGTGAGTGATCCTGAAGATATCCAGGAGCTGTTGATCACTGGCATGGACGCTCATTCTCTAGAAAACTCAGACAATGAATTTGGTGTGGATGACAGTCTGAAAGGAAAGACAAAACGACCTCGAGTTGGTGCCAATAATAACAACAAGCAGCAAATGAAGATGGCAAAAGATGGCCGACAGTCTCAGAGAAATGCAGCTAATGCCAGAGAGAGGGCACGGATGAGAGTCCTGAGTAAAGCTTTCTCACGGCTGAAGACCAGCCTGCCGTGGGTCCCGGCAGACACAAAACTGTCAAAGCTGGACACACTGCGTCTGGCGTCCAGCTATATATCTCACCTCAGACAACTCTTACAAGATGACAGATACGAGAACAGCTTTGTGCATCCTGTAAACTTG ACCTGGCCTTTTGTGGTCTCGGCACGATCAGAGGACACCAAAGATATTTCAGCAGCAGTCAGACTATGTGGAGCTACAGCATAA